One genomic region from Cyclopterus lumpus isolate fCycLum1 chromosome 20, fCycLum1.pri, whole genome shotgun sequence encodes:
- the topbp1 gene encoding DNA topoisomerase 2-binding protein 1 isoform X3 — MSKGDKGGFIVKFVESKAQKTEYAVKAYEAILELQSDKYLKTIEEDAVLQMDQKDKSLFVFSSFTTPAFLHCKKLGCRVVSPLVVLYCLQQQHCVPKAEEPVYNMAMADITISCTSLDKASRAAVMDLVQLMGGRVYLDLNVSVTHLIAGEVGSKKYLVAASLGKPILLPTWVNACWEKSQNGLFRYTDLPIEDYLCPVLRGCTVCVTGLSSTERREVQRLCDQHGANYTGQLKMNECTHLIVSEPTGQKYECARKWNVYCVSLHWLFDSIEKGFCQDESRYTVERNASKTTRPHTSTPTGTNKKEEGPSLLGLSHISVNASMTINDTVVTNGTISRLEAPDPIDTLDLTVCPADDILDGCKLYLCGLPGKKLEKLRRLVNVAGGLRFNQPSEELTHVVMGELDQDLKSFLFKATHRPHVVTVQWLLDSFNKGSLLPEASYLHPDCLPPALAAVSVSARRTPSSRHSAGPPAASPTTPRQTRAEEDLLSQYMDDDPTLVDMPPPAEGNRRKSVHTSAPWAPNLTRGPEPDSTLQEASEAGLFFGKRFLLVGFGAEAETQLSILVTENGGTVLMGRTRVVADYAVVPLLGCSVEATVDEVVTDTWLAMCVEKEYVLQLSSNPLFTPVPLMDGRFPLKDCVLSVSQFTGAERESLVELAKHLGANVQDYFVRLANQKKGMLASTHLVLQSPEGTKYQAAKKWGLPAVTMRWILGSARTGQRAEEGRFLVDLPPSPEREDESFVGGSQKPAMPPPARLSPEIPLLGLQSGKVVTPLDLGRLRSKVLRSVLDEMKPKEDISTPKENQGGGGKNPPQNEAPLQLDTPSRFLSRDQLFRPSFNFKDARGALETPAGKSKPGETAETPLTDVINRNLKVSLANSTRNSASDIQAITASPQFTKTSEKEVPEKEVSPLTGVVICVGKKLSKMQSELNAVAASLGADFRWACDDTVTHYIYAGRVGDNTREYRGVKERGLHVVSQYWLQACAEEQRHVPESLYPFTYNPKMSLNLSQVPNSSQRSPPFTRTQLKDITEAKDEKCGHVATEEATTLRRVSDGSVDKEDTSGAADRSDVSETLEMRENLQRQLQEIMSATKLTTGKRTSVRLSRMGSGGADSGPHTPDGSRVGRCGSRRTLEALRVPREAALDINTEPSQSEQIVWDDPTAREERAKLADNLQWPGSPSQHSEPLAPPPPSAENGPQFRDSMTDSELVEMAACDVIDQHMGRRVTAAPTEEREHDILTPKAPSIAFPLANPPVAPEPQEPEEEKQPPRFQLSSLSPQERIDYSHLIEELGGVILDKQSFDPSCSHIIVGTPLRNEKYLAAMAAGKWILHRSYLEACRSVDRFIQEDEYEWGSSSILDALPSITSQQRRLALAAMRWRKTLQGRSEQGGAFSGWTVMLNIDQIRESGFRRLLQSGRAKVMPSPSPSSYKETTHLFADFSRLKPGDFRVDVSEATAHGVKCLKPEYIADYLMQEPTPPVELYHLTEAPSEEAPGTPSRKRKGAADNSRLKKTRLN, encoded by the exons GCAGCAGTGATGGATCTGGTGCAACTCATGGGTGGACGTGTCTATCTTGATCTAAATGTATCGGTCACACACCTGATAGCCGGAGAGGTGGGCAGCAAGAAATACCTGGTAGCGGCCAGCCTGGGTAAACCCATCCTGCTGCCTACATGGGTCAATGCCTGCTGGGAGAAATCTCAAAACGG TCTGTTCCGGTATACAGACCTACCCATTGAGGACTACCTGTGCCCTGTGTTGCGTGGCTGCACTGTTTGTGTGACTGGCCTCTCCAGCACAGAGCGTAGAGAGGTGCAACGGCTCTGTGATCAGCATGGCGCCAACTACACCGGTCAGCTCAAAATGAATGAGTGTACACACCTCATCGTTAGTGAGCCAACAG GTCAGAAGTACGAGTGTGCAAGGAAGTGGAACGTGTATTGCGTGTCTCTGCATTGGCTCTTTGACAGCATAGAAAAGGGCTTTTGTCAAGACGAGAGCCGGTACACTGTGGAGCGTAACGCATCCAAGACCACTCGACCGCACACTTCCACCCCCACTGGCACCAACAAGAAGGAGG AGGGTCCATCTCTGCTGGGCTTGAGCCACATCTCTGTGAATGCTAGCATGACAATAAATGACACGGTTGTCACCAACGGCACCATCAGCCGCCTGGAAGCTCCAGACCCCATTGATACTCTGGATCTCACCGTGTGCCCAGCTGATGATATATTAGATGGCTGTAAG CTGTACCTGTGTGGCCTGCCAGGGAAGAAACTGGAGAAGCTGCGTCGTCTTGTGAACGTTGCAGGAGGTCTGCGCTTCAACCAGCCCAGTGAGGAACTCACACATGTGGTCATGGGAGAGCTGGACCAGGACCTCAAGAGTTTTCTGTTCAAAGCAACACATAG ACCCCATGTAGTAACAGTGCAGTGGCTGCTGGACAGTTTCAACAAAGGCAGTCTGCTCCCAGAAGCGAGTTACCTCCACCCCGACTGTCTGCCCCCGGCCCTGGCTGCTGTCTCTGTGTCGGCCCGCCGCACTCCTTCCTCCCGGCATTCGGCTGGTCCCCCTGCAGCCAGCCCCACCACTCCCAGGCAAACCAGAGCTGAGGAAGATCTGCTCTCTCAGTACATGGATGATGACCCTACATTAG TGGACATGCCCCCACCAGCAGAGGGCAACCGCAGGAAGTCCGTCCATACATCTGCACCTTGGGCGCCAAACCTCACCAGAGGACCAGAGCCAGACTCAACCCTGCAGGAAGCCAGCGAGGCAGGCCTCTTTTTTGGGAAACGCTTCCTACTTGTGGGCTTTGGCGCCGAGGCAGAGACCCAGCTCTCCATACTGGTGACAGAAAATGGAGGCACGGTGCTGATGGGCCGTACACGTGTTGTGGCAGACTACGCCGTGGTCCCACTGTTGGGCTGTTCAGTAGAGGCCACCGTGGACGAGGTGGTCACTGACACATGGCTG gccATGTGTGTGGAGAAGGAGTATGTTCTGCAGCTGTCCTCCAACCCTTTGTTCACACCCGTTCCTCTGATGGACGGACGTTTTCCCCTCAAAGATTGCGTTCTCTCTGTCAGCCAGTTTACGGGAGCAGAGAGGGAGTCTTTGGTGGAGCTGGCCAAGCACCTCGGAGCCAA TGTCCAGGATTACTTTGTGCGCCTGGCCAACCAGAAGAAAGGGATGCTGGCCAGCACTCACCTGGTGCTGCAGAGTCCCGAAGGCACAAAGTACCAAGCAGCAAAGAAATGGGGGCTTCCAGCCGTCACCATGCGCTGGATACTCGGGTCTGCTCGCACCGGCCAGAGGGCAGAGGAGGGGCGTTTTCTAGTGGACCTGCCACCCTCACCAG agagggaggatgagagttTTGTCGGCGGCTCCCAGAAGCCGGCCATGCCGCCGCCGGCACGTCTGTCTCCAGAGATCCCTTTGCTGGGTCTCCAGAGCGGTAAGGTCGTGACTCCGCTGGATTTGGGTCGCCTCCGGAGCAAAGTGTTACGCTCTGTGTTGGATGAGATGAAGCCCAAAGAGGACATCAGCACCCCCAAAGAAAACCAGGGGGGCGGCGGAAAGAACCCCCCTCAGAACgaggcccccctgcagctgGACACTCCGTCTCGTTTCCTGAGCAGAGACCAGCTGTTCAGGCCGTCTTTCAACTTCAAG GATGCTCGAGGAGCGTTGGAGACTCCAGCGGGGAAATCCAAACCAGGAGAGACGGCGGAGACCCCGCTGACTGATGTCATCAACAGGAACCTGAAGGTGTCGCTCGCCAATAGCACCCGAAATAGCGCCTCAGATATCCAAGCCATCACCGCTAGCCCCCAATTTACCAAGACGTCTGAGAAGGAG GTCCCGGAAAAAGAAGTCAGCCCTCTGACTGGTGTTGTGATCTGTGTGGGAAAGAAGCTCAGCAAAATGCAGAGTGAACTCAATGCCGTCGCTGCCTCGCTCGGAGCGGACTTCAG GTGGGCGTGTGACGATACCGTGACACACTACATCTACGCGGGCCGTGTGGGGGACAACACCCGGGAGTACagaggagtgaaggagagagggctGCATGTGGTCTCCCAGTACTGGCTGCAGGCG TGTGCTGAGGAACAGAGGCACGTCCCCGAGTCTCTGTACCCTTTCACCTACAACCCCAAGATGAGCCTGAACCTCAGCCAGGTGCCCAACAGCTCTCAGAGGTCTCCACCTTTTACACGCACCCAACTCAAAGACATCACGGAGGCAAAGGACGAGAAG TGTGGACACGTTGCCACAGAAGAAGCCACGACATTACGCCGTGTAAGCGATGGAAGCGTCGATAAAGAAGACACGAGTGGCGCTGCAGACAGAAGCG ATGTTTCCGAGACTCTAGAAATGAGAGAGAACCTGCAAAGACAGCTCCAGGAGATCATGTCCGCCACCAAGCTGACGACGGGGAAGCGTACCTCGGTCCGACTCAGCAGGATGGGGTCCGGAGGGGCCGACTCGGGCCCACACACACCTGACGGGAGCCGGGTCGGACGCTGCGGGAGCAGACGTACTCTGGAAGCTCTGAG GGTTCCCAGAGAAGCCGCTCTGGACATCAACACAGAGCCATCTCAGAGTGAGCAGATAGTTTGGGATGACCCGACAGCCCGGGAGGAGAGGGCCAAGCTGGCTGATAATTTACAGTGGCCCGGTAGTCCATCCCAACACTCTGAGCCCCTCGCACCTCCACCCCCCAGTGCAGAAAACGGCCCCCAGTTCAGGGACTCCATGACGGACTCTGAGCTGGTGGAGATGG CCGCTTGTGACGTCATCGACCAGCACATGGGCCGGAGAGTCACAGCGGCTCCAACGGAGGAGCGAGAACATGACATCCTCACTCCCAAAGCCCCCAGCATCGCCTTCCCTCTGGCCAACCCGCCGGTCGCACCGGAGCCACAG gagccagaggaagagaagcagcCACCCAGATTTCAGCTGTCCTCCCTCAGCCCACAAGAGCGCATTGATTACAGTCACCTCATAGAGGAGCTTG GCGGTGTCATCCTGGACAAGCAGTCTTTCGACCCCAGCTGCTCCCACATCATCGTCGGGACTCCTCTGCGCAACGAGAAGTACCTGGCAGCCATGGCGGCGGGCAAATGGATCCTGCACCGCTCGTACCTGGAGGCCTGCCGCTCCGTGGACCGCTTCATCCAG GAGGACGAGTACGAGTGGGGCAGCAGCTCCATTCTGGACGCGTtgccctccatcacctcccagCAGAGGAGACTGGCGTTAGCTGCCATGCGCTGGAGAAAAACCCTGCAGGGACGCTCTGAGCAAGGG GGAGCCTTCAGTGGATGGACGGTCATGCTGAACATCGACCAGATCAGAGAATCAGGCTTCAGGCGGCTACTGCAGTCTGGCAGGGCGAAG GTCATGCCGAGTCCCTCCCCGTCCTCGTACAAGGAGACCACTCACCTGTTTGCAGACTTCAGCCGGCTGAAGCCCGGAGACTTCAGAGTCGACGTGTCGGAGGCCACCGCCCACGGAGTCAAATGCTTGAAGCCAGAGTACATCGCAGACTACCTCATGCAG GAGCCGACCCCGCCCGTCGAGCTTTACCACCTGACTGAAGCTCCCTCTGAAGAAGCTCCGGGCACTCCGTCACGTAAGCGCAAAGGAGCAGCGGACAACTCCAGGCTGAAAAAGACACGTCTGAACTGA
- the topbp1 gene encoding DNA topoisomerase 2-binding protein 1 isoform X1: MSKGDKGGFIVKFVESKAQKTEYAVKAYEAILELQSDKYLKTIEEDAVLQMDQKDKSLFVFSSFTTPAFLHCKKLGCRVVSPLVVLYCLQQQHCVPKAEEPVYNMAMADITISCTSLDKASRAAVMDLVQLMGGRVYLDLNVSVTHLIAGEVGSKKYLVAASLGKPILLPTWVNACWEKSQNGLFRYTDLPIEDYLCPVLRGCTVCVTGLSSTERREVQRLCDQHGANYTGQLKMNECTHLIVSEPTGQKYECARKWNVYCVSLHWLFDSIEKGFCQDESRYTVERNASKTTRPHTSTPTGTNKKEEGPSLLGLSHISVNASMTINDTVVTNGTISRLEAPDPIDTLDLTVCPADDILDGCKLYLCGLPGKKLEKLRRLVNVAGGLRFNQPSEELTHVVMGELDQDLKSFLFKATHRPHVVTVQWLLDSFNKGSLLPEASYLHPDCLPPALAAVSVSARRTPSSRHSAGPPAASPTTPRQTRAEEDLLSQYMDDDPTLVDMPPPAEGNRRKSVHTSAPWAPNLTRGPEPDSTLQEASEAGLFFGKRFLLVGFGAEAETQLSILVTENGGTVLMGRTRVVADYAVVPLLGCSVEATVDEVVTDTWLAMCVEKEYVLQLSSNPLFTPVPLMDGRFPLKDCVLSVSQFTGAERESLVELAKHLGANVQDYFVRLANQKKGMLASTHLVLQSPEGTKYQAAKKWGLPAVTMRWILGSARTGQRAEEGRFLVDLPPSPEREDESFVGGSQKPAMPPPARLSPEIPLLGLQSGKVVTPLDLGRLRSKVLRSVLDEMKPKEDISTPKENQGGGGKNPPQNEAPLQLDTPSRFLSRDQLFRPSFNFKDARGALETPAGKSKPGETAETPLTDVINRNLKVSLANSTRNSASDIQAITASPQFTKTSEKEVPEKEVSPLTGVVICVGKKLSKMQSELNAVAASLGADFRWACDDTVTHYIYAGRVGDNTREYRGVKERGLHVVSQYWLQACAEEQRHVPESLYPFTYNPKMSLNLSQVPNSSQRSPPFTRTQLKDITEAKDEKECLSVYRSVRQCGHVATEEATTLRRVSDGSVDKEDTSGAADRSDVSETLEMRENLQRQLQEIMSATKLTTGKRTSVRLSRMGSGGADSGPHTPDGSRVGRCGSRRTLEALRVPREAALDINTEPSQSEQIVWDDPTAREERAKLADNLQWPGSPSQHSEPLAPPPPSAENGPQFRDSMTDSELVEMAACDVIDQHMGRRVTAAPTEEREHDILTPKAPSIAFPLANPPVAPEPQEPEEEKQPPRFQLSSLSPQERIDYSHLIEELGGVILDKQSFDPSCSHIIVGTPLRNEKYLAAMAAGKWILHRSYLEACRSVDRFIQEDEYEWGSSSILDALPSITSQQRRLALAAMRWRKTLQGRSEQGGAFSGWTVMLNIDQIRESGFRRLLQSGRAKVMPSPSPSSYKETTHLFADFSRLKPGDFRVDVSEATAHGVKCLKPEYIADYLMQEPTPPVELYHLTEAPSEEAPGTPSRKRKGAADNSRLKKTRLN; this comes from the exons GCAGCAGTGATGGATCTGGTGCAACTCATGGGTGGACGTGTCTATCTTGATCTAAATGTATCGGTCACACACCTGATAGCCGGAGAGGTGGGCAGCAAGAAATACCTGGTAGCGGCCAGCCTGGGTAAACCCATCCTGCTGCCTACATGGGTCAATGCCTGCTGGGAGAAATCTCAAAACGG TCTGTTCCGGTATACAGACCTACCCATTGAGGACTACCTGTGCCCTGTGTTGCGTGGCTGCACTGTTTGTGTGACTGGCCTCTCCAGCACAGAGCGTAGAGAGGTGCAACGGCTCTGTGATCAGCATGGCGCCAACTACACCGGTCAGCTCAAAATGAATGAGTGTACACACCTCATCGTTAGTGAGCCAACAG GTCAGAAGTACGAGTGTGCAAGGAAGTGGAACGTGTATTGCGTGTCTCTGCATTGGCTCTTTGACAGCATAGAAAAGGGCTTTTGTCAAGACGAGAGCCGGTACACTGTGGAGCGTAACGCATCCAAGACCACTCGACCGCACACTTCCACCCCCACTGGCACCAACAAGAAGGAGG AGGGTCCATCTCTGCTGGGCTTGAGCCACATCTCTGTGAATGCTAGCATGACAATAAATGACACGGTTGTCACCAACGGCACCATCAGCCGCCTGGAAGCTCCAGACCCCATTGATACTCTGGATCTCACCGTGTGCCCAGCTGATGATATATTAGATGGCTGTAAG CTGTACCTGTGTGGCCTGCCAGGGAAGAAACTGGAGAAGCTGCGTCGTCTTGTGAACGTTGCAGGAGGTCTGCGCTTCAACCAGCCCAGTGAGGAACTCACACATGTGGTCATGGGAGAGCTGGACCAGGACCTCAAGAGTTTTCTGTTCAAAGCAACACATAG ACCCCATGTAGTAACAGTGCAGTGGCTGCTGGACAGTTTCAACAAAGGCAGTCTGCTCCCAGAAGCGAGTTACCTCCACCCCGACTGTCTGCCCCCGGCCCTGGCTGCTGTCTCTGTGTCGGCCCGCCGCACTCCTTCCTCCCGGCATTCGGCTGGTCCCCCTGCAGCCAGCCCCACCACTCCCAGGCAAACCAGAGCTGAGGAAGATCTGCTCTCTCAGTACATGGATGATGACCCTACATTAG TGGACATGCCCCCACCAGCAGAGGGCAACCGCAGGAAGTCCGTCCATACATCTGCACCTTGGGCGCCAAACCTCACCAGAGGACCAGAGCCAGACTCAACCCTGCAGGAAGCCAGCGAGGCAGGCCTCTTTTTTGGGAAACGCTTCCTACTTGTGGGCTTTGGCGCCGAGGCAGAGACCCAGCTCTCCATACTGGTGACAGAAAATGGAGGCACGGTGCTGATGGGCCGTACACGTGTTGTGGCAGACTACGCCGTGGTCCCACTGTTGGGCTGTTCAGTAGAGGCCACCGTGGACGAGGTGGTCACTGACACATGGCTG gccATGTGTGTGGAGAAGGAGTATGTTCTGCAGCTGTCCTCCAACCCTTTGTTCACACCCGTTCCTCTGATGGACGGACGTTTTCCCCTCAAAGATTGCGTTCTCTCTGTCAGCCAGTTTACGGGAGCAGAGAGGGAGTCTTTGGTGGAGCTGGCCAAGCACCTCGGAGCCAA TGTCCAGGATTACTTTGTGCGCCTGGCCAACCAGAAGAAAGGGATGCTGGCCAGCACTCACCTGGTGCTGCAGAGTCCCGAAGGCACAAAGTACCAAGCAGCAAAGAAATGGGGGCTTCCAGCCGTCACCATGCGCTGGATACTCGGGTCTGCTCGCACCGGCCAGAGGGCAGAGGAGGGGCGTTTTCTAGTGGACCTGCCACCCTCACCAG agagggaggatgagagttTTGTCGGCGGCTCCCAGAAGCCGGCCATGCCGCCGCCGGCACGTCTGTCTCCAGAGATCCCTTTGCTGGGTCTCCAGAGCGGTAAGGTCGTGACTCCGCTGGATTTGGGTCGCCTCCGGAGCAAAGTGTTACGCTCTGTGTTGGATGAGATGAAGCCCAAAGAGGACATCAGCACCCCCAAAGAAAACCAGGGGGGCGGCGGAAAGAACCCCCCTCAGAACgaggcccccctgcagctgGACACTCCGTCTCGTTTCCTGAGCAGAGACCAGCTGTTCAGGCCGTCTTTCAACTTCAAG GATGCTCGAGGAGCGTTGGAGACTCCAGCGGGGAAATCCAAACCAGGAGAGACGGCGGAGACCCCGCTGACTGATGTCATCAACAGGAACCTGAAGGTGTCGCTCGCCAATAGCACCCGAAATAGCGCCTCAGATATCCAAGCCATCACCGCTAGCCCCCAATTTACCAAGACGTCTGAGAAGGAG GTCCCGGAAAAAGAAGTCAGCCCTCTGACTGGTGTTGTGATCTGTGTGGGAAAGAAGCTCAGCAAAATGCAGAGTGAACTCAATGCCGTCGCTGCCTCGCTCGGAGCGGACTTCAG GTGGGCGTGTGACGATACCGTGACACACTACATCTACGCGGGCCGTGTGGGGGACAACACCCGGGAGTACagaggagtgaaggagagagggctGCATGTGGTCTCCCAGTACTGGCTGCAGGCG TGTGCTGAGGAACAGAGGCACGTCCCCGAGTCTCTGTACCCTTTCACCTACAACCCCAAGATGAGCCTGAACCTCAGCCAGGTGCCCAACAGCTCTCAGAGGTCTCCACCTTTTACACGCACCCAACTCAAAGACATCACGGAGGCAAAGGACGAGAAG GAGTGTCTTTCCGTTTATCGATCTGTCCGTCAGTGTGGACACGTTGCCACAGAAGAAGCCACGACATTACGCCGTGTAAGCGATGGAAGCGTCGATAAAGAAGACACGAGTGGCGCTGCAGACAGAAGCG ATGTTTCCGAGACTCTAGAAATGAGAGAGAACCTGCAAAGACAGCTCCAGGAGATCATGTCCGCCACCAAGCTGACGACGGGGAAGCGTACCTCGGTCCGACTCAGCAGGATGGGGTCCGGAGGGGCCGACTCGGGCCCACACACACCTGACGGGAGCCGGGTCGGACGCTGCGGGAGCAGACGTACTCTGGAAGCTCTGAG GGTTCCCAGAGAAGCCGCTCTGGACATCAACACAGAGCCATCTCAGAGTGAGCAGATAGTTTGGGATGACCCGACAGCCCGGGAGGAGAGGGCCAAGCTGGCTGATAATTTACAGTGGCCCGGTAGTCCATCCCAACACTCTGAGCCCCTCGCACCTCCACCCCCCAGTGCAGAAAACGGCCCCCAGTTCAGGGACTCCATGACGGACTCTGAGCTGGTGGAGATGG CCGCTTGTGACGTCATCGACCAGCACATGGGCCGGAGAGTCACAGCGGCTCCAACGGAGGAGCGAGAACATGACATCCTCACTCCCAAAGCCCCCAGCATCGCCTTCCCTCTGGCCAACCCGCCGGTCGCACCGGAGCCACAG gagccagaggaagagaagcagcCACCCAGATTTCAGCTGTCCTCCCTCAGCCCACAAGAGCGCATTGATTACAGTCACCTCATAGAGGAGCTTG GCGGTGTCATCCTGGACAAGCAGTCTTTCGACCCCAGCTGCTCCCACATCATCGTCGGGACTCCTCTGCGCAACGAGAAGTACCTGGCAGCCATGGCGGCGGGCAAATGGATCCTGCACCGCTCGTACCTGGAGGCCTGCCGCTCCGTGGACCGCTTCATCCAG GAGGACGAGTACGAGTGGGGCAGCAGCTCCATTCTGGACGCGTtgccctccatcacctcccagCAGAGGAGACTGGCGTTAGCTGCCATGCGCTGGAGAAAAACCCTGCAGGGACGCTCTGAGCAAGGG GGAGCCTTCAGTGGATGGACGGTCATGCTGAACATCGACCAGATCAGAGAATCAGGCTTCAGGCGGCTACTGCAGTCTGGCAGGGCGAAG GTCATGCCGAGTCCCTCCCCGTCCTCGTACAAGGAGACCACTCACCTGTTTGCAGACTTCAGCCGGCTGAAGCCCGGAGACTTCAGAGTCGACGTGTCGGAGGCCACCGCCCACGGAGTCAAATGCTTGAAGCCAGAGTACATCGCAGACTACCTCATGCAG GAGCCGACCCCGCCCGTCGAGCTTTACCACCTGACTGAAGCTCCCTCTGAAGAAGCTCCGGGCACTCCGTCACGTAAGCGCAAAGGAGCAGCGGACAACTCCAGGCTGAAAAAGACACGTCTGAACTGA